The Streptomyces sp. NBC_00224 genome contains the following window.
CGGGAGTCCCTGGCTGGGGCGCGGGGGGCATCCGGCAAGATGATCCACATGACGATCGACCGCCGTGAACTCGCCGACTTCCTCCGCCGTTCGCGTGAGCGGGTGAGCCCCGGGGACGCGGGGCTCGCCGAGGGTTCCCGGCGCCGCACCCCGGGACTGCGGCGTGAGGAGGTGGCCCGGCTCGCGGGCATGTCGACCGACTACTACACCCGCCTGGAACAGGCTCGCGGACCGCAGCCCTCGCCCCAGATACTCGCCGCGCTCGCCCGCGCCCTGCGGCTGAGCGACGACGAGCGCGACCACCTCCACCTCCTGGCCGGGCACCGCCCGCCCGCCGCGCGCAGCAGGGACGACCAGGTCGGCGCGAGCCTGCTGCACCTGCTCGACCGCCTCCCCGGCACCGCGGCCCAGGTCCTCAGCGACCTCGGCGACGTGCTGGCCCAGAACGACCTGGCCCGCTCCCTGCTCGGCGGGGTGTGCACGGTCTCCGAACACGGGCGCAACGTGGTCTGGCGCTGGTTCGCCGACCCGGCGGCGCGGGACGCGTACCCGGCCGAGGAGCACGCGCACTACAGCCGGGTCCACGTCGCGGACCTGCGGGCCGCCGTGGGCCGCCGGGCCGGGGACCCGGCCGCGACCCGGCTCGTGGAGCGGCTGCGCGGCACCGGCGAGGAGTTCGCCGCCCTGTGGGAGCTGCACGAGGTCGCCGTGCGCCGCCACAGCCGGATGCGTGTGCTGCACCCGGTGATCGGCCCCGTCGACCTCGACTGCCAGGTGCTCCTCGCCCCGGAGGGCAACCAGCGGCTCGTCCTGCTCACCCCGCCGCCCGGCACGGACGCGGCCGACCGGCTGGCCCTGCTCCCGGCCGCCGGGGAGGAACGGCTGGTCGGGTGATTCGGCGCGCCGTGCCGTGGAAGCGGCGGGTCGCTGGACATCAGTGGAGGGGAAGCCGCCGCGAGGGAAGGTGCGGGAGGTGCCCGAGTTCACTGATCCCCTCATCCATCTGGCGCGGCGCCGCCGGGAACCCGCGGTGGTGCAGACACTGCGCTCCACGGCCGCCGCCGTCATCTCGTACGTGGTCGCGCTCCAGCTGAGCAGCGAACCCGCGCCGCTCACCGCCCCGCTGACGGCCCTGCTCGTCGTCCAGGTCACCCTCTACACCACGCTGATCACCGGAGTGCGACGGGTGAACTCCGTGGTGGCGGGTGTGCTGCTGGCCATCGGATTCAGCGCGCTCGTGGGTCTGACCTGGTGGAGCCTGGGGCTGATCATCCTGGCCGCGCTGGTGGTCGGACGCTTCGTCAAGGCCGGGGAGTTCGTCCCGGAGGTCGCGATCAGCGCGATGCTGGTGCTCGGGGTGACCCGGGTCTCGGCGACCGCGTGGGACCGCGTACTGGAGACGCTGATCGGCGCGGGCGTCGGCATGCTGTTCAACGTGCTGCTCGTGCCGCCGGTGTGGGTGGAGTCCGCGGGCGAGGCCATCGTGGAGCTCGCCGCACGGATGCGGAGGCTCCTCCTCGACCTGGCGGAGGAGGTCGGCGGCCACACTCCGGTCGCGCGGGCGGCGGCCCGGCTTCACGAGGCCCGCCGGCTCGACCACGACATCGTGCAGGTGGACGCCTCACTGCGGCAGGCCGAGGACAGCCTGCGGTTCAACCCCCGGGTCAAGGAGGGGCTGCTGTCGCGCATCGTGCTGCGCACCGGACTCGACGCCCTGGAGATCTCGGCGGTGGTACTGCGGGTGGTGTGCCGCTCGGTCACCGACCTCGCGAAGGAACGCACCCAGGAGCACCTCTTCGAGCCGGAGACGGGGATCGCCCTGCGGGACGTCTTCGAACACCTCGCCCAGGCCGTGGAGAGCTTCGCCGTACTGATCACCACGCAGGTCAGGGCCAACGCCGAGGAGGCCGAGAACCGCTTCGCAGCCGAGCTGGCGGCCGCCCGCGCGAGCCGCGACCGCGTCGCCCTGCTGCTGCTCGCCCAGGTCCGGCGCGACCCCCGGCAGTGGCAGCTGCACGGCGCGCTGCTCGCGGAGGTCGACCGGATCCTGGACGAACTCGATGTGGAGAAGCGGTCGCAGCGCCTGGTGGAGGAGCTCGACCGGCACTCCCGCGAACGCCGCGAGCGCCATCGGTTCCTCCGCCGGCTCACCAGCCGGCTCCAACGCGGCCTGCGTCTGCGGGAGTCGGCGGACTGAAGCCGCGATCAGGCACCCCACCCGCCGCACCCCGGCAGTGTTACGTACGGGGCACGCGCAGTTTCGTCCAGGACACCGGGCCCGGCCAGCCGTCGGCGTCGCTGCCCCGGTAGCCGATCTTCCGCTGGAAGTTCGCGTACGACCTGCGGTCGGCGTCGGTCCACCGCGGGCCCGGGCCGTCCTCGTACACCGCCGCACCCTCGGCCACCAGCCTGCGGCCCATCGCGGTGACGACCGGGCTCCGCGGCGCGGTGTGGAACCACTGGGCACCGGGGAACGGCTCCAGGCCGTCGGGGTGCGGCACGGGGGCGGGCGGCGGCCAGGACGGGTCGGCGGAGTCGATGCCGCCGGGGTAGTCCGGGTATCCGTATCCGTACACCCGGATCGACCTGCGCTCCCGTACGCGCCGGTACACACCGTCGCCCTCGGAGGAGCCGTTCACGTTGGTGTTGCCCTCGACGGTGTAGATGTGTGTGTCGTCGTACCGCTCGACCACGCCCGTGTGCTCGGAGCCGCCGGGGCCGTAGAACACCTGGGCGCCCACCGCCGGATACTCCGAGAAGCGGCCGCGCTCACGGAACCAGGCGACCCCCGTCGCGCACGACGCGGTGCGCGGGAACAGGCTCGCGGACCCGGCCCGCATGGCCACCCAGGAGACGAAGGTGGCACACCAGGCCTGTCCCTGCGACCACTTGAGCCCCGGGACCTCGTCGCTGTAGCGCTGGATGTTGTTCCAGTGGCCGTGATCGCGCCCCTCGTGGACGCCGACCTGCCCGGCGGCTGTCAGCAGCACCGCGCCGGCATCCCCCTCGACGATCTGCCCGTCGGACGATGACGTAGCTGTCTTCATCGGTTGATTCCTCCCCCGGATACGAGCGCGCTCGGACGCCCGGCTGCCCGGACTTCCCAGCGCCAACGACCGTTCCCCCGGCCGCACTTGAGCGTCGCACCCGTGTCTGTGAGCACCAAGCGGTGTTCCGCTGAGCGGACCGGCACACCCGTCCCACCGCGTCCCTGGCGGTGCGGCGGTGCGCGCGCCTAGCGTGGGCGAACCAGCGACCAAGAGGGGGAACCATGGCAATCCAACGCATCGGGCGGCGGCAGACGTTGCGGGCGGCGCTCGCCGCGACCGTGGTGGCAGGGGCCGGGATCGGCGGCATCGGCGGTGCGCACGCCGCCGGGCGGGACACCGGAGGCCGGGGCGGGCACGGCGGGCATCTGCCGCCGGTCCCCGGGATGCGGGGCGACCGCCTCGCCAACGAGTTCTGGTACGTCCTCGACGACACGACGCTCTTCCACCGCTCGCAGGAGCTGGACGACGCCTACACGGCCATCAGAACGTACGCGGGCGGTCTTGAGGCGCCGGTCATCGCGGCCTGGTCCACCAGATACCACCAGCCCGGCTACCCGGGCACCTTCCGTGACTGGGTGGCGCCGATCGCCGAGCAGTTACGCCTGCTCTCGAAGGTCCAGCTCGATGTCGTCGACCGGTTCTACCGGCGCCGCGACCCCCGGCTCGTCACCGCCTTCGCCGGCTTCGGCCAGGGAACCCTGTACGACCCGCGCCGCCCGGAGCCGGCGCTCTCCGTGCACACCATGAACGGGGAGGCCGGCTACCACGCCTGGCACGTGTATGCCCGCGCGATGGCGCTGCTCGGGATCGACCGGCGGCGATGGGAGGAGATCGGTCCGCTGGTGGGCTTCGCCTGGGCGCTCCAGAGCATCGCCAAACCTTCGACGCAGTCGCCCAACCCCCCGCTGCCGCCCCGTACGGTCGTCGAGCAGGCGGCGTACTGGCTGCCCAGGGGGATCGAGCGGCAGGACGCCGACTTCCAGTCCTATCCGTATCCCGCCGCGGCCCCGCCGTCACCCCTCGCCTGACACCCGCTCCCGGCACTCGGCCCGGCGCTCCTCCAGGGCCTCGCGGTCGGCGCCGGGCAGCTCCAGGGCGCGGGTGTAGTCGTCGAGGGCCCGCGCCCATCGCCCGGCGCTCTCGTGGACGTATCCGCGGTTGTGGAGGAGGTCGGGGTCCTCGGGGGAGAGCGCGAGCGCCGTCGTCAGGTCGCGCAGCGCCTCCTCGTGGTGGCCGAGGGCGAGGTGGGCGGAGGCGCGGTTGGCGTGCGCCCCGGCCGTCGAGGGGTCCAGAGCGAGGGCCCGGTCCAGGCTGTGAAGTGCCGCGTCGGCCGTGCCCAGGGCGAGCAGGGCCGTCCCGTGGACGCAGTGCAGCAGTGGATCGTCGGGGGAGAGGGCGAGCCCCTCGCGGGCCAGTTCGGCGGCCTCGGAGGCGCGGTCGTCGTCCAGCCACAGCTCGGCGAGGGCGATCCGCGCGTCGGTACGGGTCGGCTCCAGCTCCAGGGCCCGCGCGAACTCGGCCGCGGCGTCGCCCCCGCCCGCCGCGCTGTAGAGGTCGCCCCGGTTGTAGTGCAGCTCGGCGAAGGGCGGACTGATCCGCTCCACCTCCGCGTAGTCCGCCAACGCCGCCTTGAAACGCCCCTGTTGGTGGTGGAGGACGGCCCGGTCGAAACGGTACTCGGGGTGGTTCGGGTCCTGGCCGACGATCCGCTCGTACTCCTCAAGGGCCTCCTCGCCCCGGCCGAGGCGGGCCAGCAGCTGGGCGCGGTTGTGGTGCAGGACCGACTTGTGCAGGTGGTGGCGGCCGGGCGGCAGGCCGTCCTCGACCGCCGCGAGGGCGGTGTCCACCAGGCGCAGTGCCTCGGGCAGCTCACCGAGGTGCATGGTGACGAGCGCCTTCCCGTTGTGCATGAAGGCCGTGTGGAAGGCGCGGTCCTCGGCGTCGGGGAGCTGGTCGATGAACGCGATGGCGGTGTTGACGTGGGCCAGTGCCCGGACGTGGTCCTTGCGGGGAGCGTCGTAGAGCCGGGTGAAGAGGACGGAGAGCGCGTAGCTGACGGTGGTGTGCACCTTGGGGTCGGTGGTGCGCGCGAGCACGTCGTAGTACACGGCCTCCGCCTCGGCCGGGCGGTCCAGGAGCGCCAGGCACAGACCCCGCCGGCGCAGTTGGCGGTAGCGGGCGGGCCAGGGCGCGTCCGGGCCGAGGAGATCGTCCAGCTGCGCGTTCAGCTCCAGGGCGGCGGTGTAGTACCCCATGCCCAGGCAGTATTCGACGGCGGATTCACAGGCCGTGCGCCCCGCGTCGGGTGAGCTGCCGCGTGCCCGGTGGTACGGGATGGCGCCCAGCCGCCACGACCACACGGGGGACGCCTCCAGCTCGTCGGCGCGGCTTTCGTGGAGTTTGGTACGGGCGGCGGGGTCCAACTGGCGGTGGACGTCGTCGGGTTCGCCCGTTCCGTCGGCGCCGACGAACTCTCCGGTGTACGTGTCGGGCACGGCCGGGGCCGAGCGGTGCCCGGCGAGGCGGCGCAGCTCGGCGGCCGTCGCGGGGGCGAGTGGTGTGTCCTCGTCGGAGCACACCACGATCCGTACGCGCGCGGGGTCAAGTCGGCGCAGCGCGACGGCGAGGAACTCCGCGTCCGTTTCGTCGGCCTCGTGGACGTCGTGGAAGACGAGGGTGAGCGGGCGGCCGGGGTGGGACGCGAGGTGGTCCACCAGGCCGTTGGCGATGCGCCGGGTCCGCTCGTGGCCGTACCAGCGGGTGCGCTCGCCGGGCGGGGCCGCGGAGGTGAGGGTGGGCTCCGGCGCCCCGAGCAGGACGGAGAGTTCGGGTGCGGCCGCCAGGATCGAGAGCCGGGTGCCGCCGGGCAGCGGGCCCCGCTCGTGGGTGCGCGGCACCAGCAGCCGCATGAGCTCGCCCGCGCCGGTGTACGGGCCGCGCAGCCCTCGGTGGCAGTCCACGCTCACCAGGTCCGGGGAGGCCAGTGCGGCGGCCGCCGCCTCCCGCGCGGCCCGGGTCGGGCCGGTGATCCACAGGTGTGCCGTCGCCTCACGCACGCCGTTTCTCCTTCTGAGCCGATGGGGGCGGTCATCCGGCCCGATGGCCGGTCTTCCCGGGTGGCAGGGCGGTCCTCGCGGCGGCGGCCCGGCGCAGCCGGTCCCGTACCGCGATCCACGCGGCCACACCGAACTGCGTGAACATGATCAGCGCGGCGACCGCCGCGTCCCAGAAACCGTGGTCCGGCGAGCCGGAGGACAGTGCC
Protein-coding sequences here:
- a CDS encoding helix-turn-helix transcriptional regulator, with translation MIHMTIDRRELADFLRRSRERVSPGDAGLAEGSRRRTPGLRREEVARLAGMSTDYYTRLEQARGPQPSPQILAALARALRLSDDERDHLHLLAGHRPPAARSRDDQVGASLLHLLDRLPGTAAQVLSDLGDVLAQNDLARSLLGGVCTVSEHGRNVVWRWFADPAARDAYPAEEHAHYSRVHVADLRAAVGRRAGDPAATRLVERLRGTGEEFAALWELHEVAVRRHSRMRVLHPVIGPVDLDCQVLLAPEGNQRLVLLTPPPGTDAADRLALLPAAGEERLVG
- a CDS encoding tetratricopeptide repeat protein; protein product: MREATAHLWITGPTRAAREAAAAALASPDLVSVDCHRGLRGPYTGAGELMRLLVPRTHERGPLPGGTRLSILAAAPELSVLLGAPEPTLTSAAPPGERTRWYGHERTRRIANGLVDHLASHPGRPLTLVFHDVHEADETDAEFLAVALRRLDPARVRIVVCSDEDTPLAPATAAELRRLAGHRSAPAVPDTYTGEFVGADGTGEPDDVHRQLDPAARTKLHESRADELEASPVWSWRLGAIPYHRARGSSPDAGRTACESAVEYCLGMGYYTAALELNAQLDDLLGPDAPWPARYRQLRRRGLCLALLDRPAEAEAVYYDVLARTTDPKVHTTVSYALSVLFTRLYDAPRKDHVRALAHVNTAIAFIDQLPDAEDRAFHTAFMHNGKALVTMHLGELPEALRLVDTALAAVEDGLPPGRHHLHKSVLHHNRAQLLARLGRGEEALEEYERIVGQDPNHPEYRFDRAVLHHQQGRFKAALADYAEVERISPPFAELHYNRGDLYSAAGGGDAAAEFARALELEPTRTDARIALAELWLDDDRASEAAELAREGLALSPDDPLLHCVHGTALLALGTADAALHSLDRALALDPSTAGAHANRASAHLALGHHEEALRDLTTALALSPEDPDLLHNRGYVHESAGRWARALDDYTRALELPGADREALEERRAECRERVSGEG
- a CDS encoding aromatic acid exporter family protein, whose amino-acid sequence is MPEFTDPLIHLARRRREPAVVQTLRSTAAAVISYVVALQLSSEPAPLTAPLTALLVVQVTLYTTLITGVRRVNSVVAGVLLAIGFSALVGLTWWSLGLIILAALVVGRFVKAGEFVPEVAISAMLVLGVTRVSATAWDRVLETLIGAGVGMLFNVLLVPPVWVESAGEAIVELAARMRRLLLDLAEEVGGHTPVARAAARLHEARRLDHDIVQVDASLRQAEDSLRFNPRVKEGLLSRIVLRTGLDALEISAVVLRVVCRSVTDLAKERTQEHLFEPETGIALRDVFEHLAQAVESFAVLITTQVRANAEEAENRFAAELAAARASRDRVALLLLAQVRRDPRQWQLHGALLAEVDRILDELDVEKRSQRLVEELDRHSRERRERHRFLRRLTSRLQRGLRLRESAD
- a CDS encoding peptidoglycan-binding protein yields the protein MKTATSSSDGQIVEGDAGAVLLTAAGQVGVHEGRDHGHWNNIQRYSDEVPGLKWSQGQAWCATFVSWVAMRAGSASLFPRTASCATGVAWFRERGRFSEYPAVGAQVFYGPGGSEHTGVVERYDDTHIYTVEGNTNVNGSSEGDGVYRRVRERRSIRVYGYGYPDYPGGIDSADPSWPPPAPVPHPDGLEPFPGAQWFHTAPRSPVVTAMGRRLVAEGAAVYEDGPGPRWTDADRRSYANFQRKIGYRGSDADGWPGPVSWTKLRVPRT